The following coding sequences are from one Shewanella eurypsychrophilus window:
- the ftsH gene encoding ATP-dependent zinc metalloprotease FtsH has protein sequence MAKNLILWVVIAVVLMSVFQGYSPSSSTASKMDYSAFLDDVRSGQINTVEIMSDQRTIEGTKRTGEQFTTIMPMYDQDLINDLDRKGVSMKGQEAEESGFLTQIFISWFPMLLLIGVWIFFMRQMQGGGGKGAMSFGKSKAKLMSEDQIKTTFADVAGCDEAKEDVKELVDYLKEPTRFQKLGGRIPTGVLLVGPPGTGKTLIAKAIAGEAKVPFFTISGSDFVEMFVGVGASRVRDMFEQAKKSAPCIIFIDEIDAVGRQRGAGVGGGHDEREQTLNQLLVEMDGFEGNEGVIVIAATNRPDVLDAALLRPGRFDRQVVVGLPDVRGREQILKVHMRKVPLADDVKASVIARGTPGFSGADLANLVNEAALFAARGSRRVVGMEEFESAKDKIMMGAERRTMVMSEEDKEMTAYHEAGHAIVGCLVPEHDPVHKVTIIPRGRALGVTFFLPEADAISQSRRKLESQISVAYGGRLAEEIIYGRERVSTGASQDIKYATSIARNMVTQWGFSEKLGPVLYAEDENEVFLGRSMGKTQHMSDETASLIDAEVKMLIDNNYERAQTFLNDNMDILHAMKDALMKYETIDSNMIEDLMERREVRAPADWNMDDNGSSNDDKGNATKSESSEESAEESTETEQKADVDTDIKDADESPAK, from the coding sequence ATGGCAAAAAATTTAATTCTCTGGGTAGTCATCGCTGTAGTATTGATGTCTGTATTTCAGGGCTATTCCCCCTCTTCTTCCACAGCGTCGAAGATGGATTATTCCGCGTTCTTAGATGATGTTCGTAGTGGTCAGATAAACACTGTCGAAATCATGAGCGATCAACGTACGATTGAAGGTACTAAACGTACAGGGGAACAGTTCACGACTATCATGCCCATGTATGATCAGGATCTAATTAATGATCTCGATCGTAAAGGGGTAAGCATGAAGGGTCAGGAGGCTGAAGAGTCTGGGTTTTTGACTCAAATATTTATCTCTTGGTTCCCGATGTTATTGCTGATCGGAGTGTGGATATTCTTCATGCGTCAGATGCAAGGCGGTGGTGGCAAAGGCGCGATGTCATTTGGTAAGAGTAAAGCCAAATTGATGAGCGAAGACCAAATTAAAACGACTTTTGCTGACGTTGCTGGTTGTGACGAAGCGAAAGAAGACGTTAAAGAATTGGTTGATTACTTAAAAGAACCGACGCGTTTCCAAAAGTTAGGCGGTCGAATTCCTACTGGTGTTTTGTTAGTAGGTCCACCAGGTACCGGTAAAACGCTAATTGCTAAAGCCATTGCGGGTGAAGCTAAAGTCCCATTCTTTACTATTTCTGGTTCTGATTTTGTTGAAATGTTTGTTGGTGTTGGTGCATCTCGTGTGCGTGACATGTTTGAACAAGCTAAAAAGTCAGCACCTTGTATTATCTTTATCGATGAAATCGATGCCGTTGGTCGCCAACGTGGCGCTGGTGTCGGTGGTGGACATGATGAACGTGAACAAACACTGAACCAGTTGCTGGTTGAGATGGACGGTTTCGAAGGCAATGAAGGTGTTATCGTCATTGCTGCGACAAACAGACCAGATGTTCTTGATGCTGCGTTATTGCGTCCAGGTCGATTTGACCGCCAGGTAGTGGTTGGTTTACCGGATGTACGAGGACGTGAACAGATCCTTAAAGTACACATGCGTAAAGTGCCATTAGCCGATGATGTAAAAGCAAGCGTTATCGCTCGTGGTACACCAGGCTTCTCCGGTGCCGATTTGGCTAACCTAGTTAACGAGGCTGCTTTATTTGCGGCACGTGGTAGTCGTCGTGTCGTAGGCATGGAAGAGTTTGAAAGTGCAAAAGACAAAATCATGATGGGTGCAGAGCGCCGTACTATGGTTATGTCTGAAGAAGATAAAGAGATGACAGCCTATCACGAAGCTGGTCATGCGATTGTAGGTTGTCTCGTTCCTGAACACGATCCTGTACACAAGGTGACCATTATTCCTCGTGGTCGCGCGTTAGGTGTAACCTTCTTCTTACCTGAAGCTGATGCAATTAGTCAGAGTCGTCGTAAGTTAGAGAGCCAAATCTCAGTCGCTTACGGTGGACGTCTTGCTGAAGAGATTATTTATGGTCGTGAAAGAGTATCTACTGGTGCGTCACAAGACATCAAGTATGCCACATCGATTGCTCGTAACATGGTGACTCAGTGGGGCTTCTCTGAAAAGTTAGGTCCAGTGCTCTATGCTGAAGATGAGAATGAAGTTTTCTTAGGACGTAGCATGGGTAAGACTCAGCATATGTCCGATGAAACGGCTAGTCTAATCGATGCTGAAGTCAAAATGCTTATCGATAATAACTATGAACGTGCCCAGACATTCCTCAATGACAATATGGATATTCTTCATGCGATGAAAGATGCATTGATGAAATATGAAACCATAGATTCAAACATGATTGAAGACTTGATGGAACGTCGTGAAGTTCGTGCTCCAGCAGATTGGAATATGGATGATAACGGCTCAAGCAATGATGATAAAGGTAATGCAACTAAGTCAGAAAGTTCAGAAGAAAGTGCTGAAGAAAGCACAGAAACCGAGCAAAAAGCAGACGTTGATACCGATATTAAAGATGCAGACGAATCACCAGCTAAGTAA
- the yhbY gene encoding ribosome assembly RNA-binding protein YhbY, which produces MNLTTKQKQHLKGLAHDLKPVVMLGANGLTEGVLAEIDNALTYHELIKVKVASGDRELKNAIVDAIIRETQAVKVQLIGHVLVLFRQSEEMKIAIPKAK; this is translated from the coding sequence ATGAATTTAACAACCAAACAAAAACAGCACTTAAAAGGCTTAGCGCACGATTTGAAGCCCGTAGTGATGCTTGGTGCCAATGGCCTGACTGAAGGTGTACTGGCGGAAATAGATAATGCACTCACATATCACGAACTGATCAAAGTGAAGGTTGCCTCTGGAGACAGAGAGCTAAAAAATGCAATTGTTGACGCCATCATTCGTGAAACTCAAGCTGTAAAAGTACAGCTAATTGGTCATGTTTTAGTACTATTCCGTCAATCAGAAGAGATGAAAATAGCGATTCCGAAAGCTAAGTAA
- the rlmE gene encoding 23S rRNA (uridine(2552)-2'-O)-methyltransferase RlmE produces the protein MSGKKRTASSSRWMQEHFDDHYVKLAQKRGFRSRAAFKMEELQEKDKLIRPGMTVVDLGAAPGGWSQVAVKLAGEKGKVIACDILPMDPIVGVDFLQGDFREEKVLDALLTRVGDAKVDVVLSDMAPNMSGTGGVDQPRAMYLVELALDMCHQVLAPNGCFAVKVFQGEGFEEYMKSVKEAFKTVKTRKPDSSRARSREVYLVATGYKL, from the coding sequence ATGTCAGGAAAAAAAAGAACAGCGAGTTCCTCCCGCTGGATGCAAGAACATTTTGATGATCACTATGTTAAATTAGCTCAAAAACGAGGATTTCGTTCTCGTGCAGCGTTTAAGATGGAGGAGCTTCAAGAGAAAGATAAGTTAATTCGCCCGGGTATGACTGTGGTTGATTTAGGCGCAGCCCCTGGGGGCTGGTCTCAAGTCGCAGTTAAACTAGCAGGAGAAAAAGGTAAAGTCATAGCGTGTGATATTTTACCAATGGATCCGATAGTTGGTGTAGACTTTCTGCAAGGAGATTTTAGAGAGGAGAAAGTGCTCGATGCACTGCTGACTCGTGTAGGGGATGCTAAAGTCGATGTTGTATTGTCGGATATGGCGCCTAATATGAGTGGGACGGGTGGTGTCGATCAACCTCGCGCTATGTATTTAGTCGAGCTAGCCTTAGATATGTGTCATCAAGTTTTGGCACCTAATGGTTGTTTTGCTGTCAAAGTCTTTCAGGGGGAGGGTTTTGAAGAATACATGAAATCTGTTAAAGAAGCGTTTAAAACGGTTAAAACACGTAAGCCAGATTCTTCGCGAGCACGTTCGCGAGAAGTCTATCTTGTGGCGACTGGGTACAAGTTGTAG
- a CDS encoding TorF family putative porin, producing the protein MKHHIGYAIAICSTLSFAPPALSTEGLSANIGVTNNYIWRGVTQTDDKPAVSGGIDYAIDNGIYIGTWASNVDFGDEATTELDLYLGFGNQVGEFSYDLGYVYYGYPDGEDLNFGEAYASVGWSILSIGVSTTAHSDWSSDFGDDIYVEANVAFEILGDAELGLHFGSYDFNDGLDYQDYNVSLSKNGFSFLVSQVSEDEIDDDYKVIVSYTYEIDL; encoded by the coding sequence ATGAAACATCACATTGGATATGCAATTGCTATATGTTCAACACTTAGCTTTGCCCCCCCAGCATTATCGACAGAAGGCTTATCGGCTAACATAGGGGTCACTAACAACTACATCTGGCGAGGCGTCACTCAAACTGATGACAAACCAGCCGTCTCTGGCGGCATTGATTACGCAATCGACAATGGTATTTATATCGGTACTTGGGCTTCAAATGTCGACTTTGGTGATGAGGCAACCACTGAACTCGATCTCTACTTAGGTTTCGGTAACCAAGTCGGTGAATTTAGCTACGACTTAGGCTATGTCTATTATGGCTACCCGGATGGTGAAGACCTCAATTTTGGCGAAGCATACGCCTCCGTAGGCTGGAGCATTCTCTCTATCGGGGTTTCTACGACGGCACATTCTGATTGGTCATCAGATTTTGGTGATGACATCTATGTTGAGGCAAATGTAGCCTTTGAAATTTTAGGTGATGCAGAACTTGGACTCCATTTCGGTAGTTATGATTTCAACGATGGACTCGATTATCAAGATTATAACGTAAGCCTAAGTAAAAATGGTTTTAGCTTCTTAGTCAGTCAGGTGAGCGAGGATGAGATAGATGACGATTACAAGGTTATTGTTTCTTATACCTATGAAATAGATCTATGA
- the tpiA gene encoding triose-phosphate isomerase codes for MALRRPMVAGNWKMNGSAQLAQELFKKFATKLQNDSAEVVLCPPSIYLESVRQELDSNKEALNGCLVRMGAQNLSQHDFGAYTGEVSGQMLKDSGCRYVIIGHSERRRMYGETSNIVAEKFAAAQKHGLTPILCVGESGPAREARRTFEVIAEELDIVIQKNGTMAFDNAIIAYEPLWAVGTGKSATPEQAQEVHAFIRKRLSEVSPYIGENIRILYGGSVTPSNAADLFAQPDVDGGLIGGVSLNSTEFLSLCSIAMSA; via the coding sequence ATGGCACTAAGACGTCCGATGGTCGCTGGTAATTGGAAAATGAATGGCAGTGCACAGCTTGCACAAGAGCTATTCAAGAAATTCGCTACCAAGCTGCAAAATGATTCAGCGGAAGTGGTGTTATGTCCACCGAGTATTTACCTTGAAAGCGTCAGGCAGGAACTAGATAGCAACAAAGAAGCCTTAAATGGTTGCTTAGTTAGAATGGGTGCACAGAACCTAAGTCAACATGACTTTGGTGCATACACCGGTGAAGTATCAGGTCAAATGCTAAAAGATTCAGGATGTCGATATGTTATTATCGGTCACTCCGAACGTCGCCGTATGTACGGAGAGACGAGTAATATAGTAGCAGAGAAATTTGCTGCAGCTCAGAAACATGGTTTGACTCCAATACTTTGTGTTGGTGAATCAGGTCCAGCTAGAGAAGCGAGAAGAACTTTTGAAGTCATCGCAGAAGAGCTAGATATTGTCATTCAAAAAAATGGCACCATGGCTTTTGATAACGCAATTATCGCTTACGAACCATTATGGGCAGTAGGGACGGGTAAGAGTGCTACGCCAGAGCAGGCGCAAGAAGTTCATGCGTTTATACGCAAGCGTCTCTCTGAAGTGTCTCCATATATTGGAGAAAATATCAGGATTTTGTACGGTGGAAGCGTAACACCAAGTAACGCAGCAGATTTATTTGCTCAACCTGATGTAGACGGTGGATTAATTGGCGGCGTAAGCTTAAATTCAACCGAGTTTTTAAGTTTATGTTCAATAGCGATGAGCGCATAA
- the folP gene encoding dihydropteroate synthase, whose translation MFQICSGQRTLELTSPVVMGILNVTPDSFSDGGQFSSFDLACQHADAMVEQGAKIIDIGGESTRPGAADVTLTDELNRVIPLIQYVASHHDVWISIDTSKPKVMEQAILAGAHMINDVRALQEPDAVEVAAKLNVPVCLMHMQGRPRTMQHAPEYQDVIGDIAVFFEQRLASCLKAGIKREHILLDPGFGFGKTLVHNYEILNRLAELKALELPLLIGLSRKSMMGSLLNRAPQERLAGSLAGAILAAQQGANILRVHDVAETVDILKVMSATEEFNQLA comes from the coding sequence GTGTTTCAAATTTGCAGTGGACAGAGAACTCTGGAATTAACTTCACCTGTGGTGATGGGCATTCTAAATGTGACACCAGATTCATTCTCTGATGGTGGTCAATTTTCTAGCTTTGACCTAGCTTGTCAACATGCAGACGCTATGGTTGAGCAGGGCGCCAAGATCATTGATATCGGAGGTGAATCTACAAGGCCTGGTGCAGCCGATGTGACACTTACAGATGAACTCAATAGAGTGATCCCTTTAATTCAATATGTAGCAAGCCATCACGATGTTTGGATATCAATCGATACCAGCAAGCCCAAAGTCATGGAGCAGGCCATCCTTGCTGGCGCACATATGATTAATGATGTGAGAGCGTTACAAGAACCAGATGCGGTAGAAGTGGCTGCTAAGTTAAATGTTCCTGTGTGCTTAATGCATATGCAAGGGCGGCCTAGAACGATGCAGCATGCGCCAGAGTATCAAGATGTTATTGGTGATATTGCGGTATTCTTTGAGCAAAGACTTGCATCGTGTTTAAAAGCTGGCATTAAACGAGAACATATTTTACTTGATCCCGGTTTTGGCTTCGGTAAAACGTTAGTGCATAATTATGAGATACTTAACCGATTAGCAGAGCTTAAGGCTTTAGAACTACCCTTACTCATTGGTCTATCGAGAAAGTCTATGATGGGAAGCTTATTAAACCGTGCCCCCCAAGAACGTCTTGCTGGAAGTCTCGCCGGTGCAATACTCGCTGCGCAGCAAGGAGCGAATATACTCAGGGTGCACGATGTCGCTGAAACGGTCGATATTTTGAAAGTGATGTCAGCTACAGAAGAGTTCAATCAATTGGCTTAA
- the glmM gene encoding phosphoglucosamine mutase produces the protein MRKFFGTDGIRGKVGAGKMTPELALKLGWAAGRVLSRSGTKKVIIGKDTRISGYLFESAMEAGLSAAGLNVMLLGPMPTPAVAYLTRTFRAEAGVVISASHNPYYDNGIKFFSTDGSKLDDAIELEIEKELDKPLTCVESHLLGKVSRIDDAPGRYIEYCKGNFPADQTLHGLKIVVDCAHGATYHIAPNVFRELGADVIAIGDKPDGLNINHEVGATSMAKICETVIAEGADLGIALDGDGDRIMMVDRYGRVIDGDEILYILACDAKSRGVLQGGVVGTLMSNLGLELALTDLDIPFLRSKVGDRYVMQLLKENNWRIGGENSGHILNLDHGTTGDGIVAGILVLAAMRRSNATLEELTKNIKMLPQVLVNVRFEGEHNPLESEEVLAAQREVESKLGERGRVLLRKSGTEPLIRVMVEGDVEADVLTHANYIADKVRNLV, from the coding sequence GTGAGAAAATTTTTCGGAACTGACGGTATTCGAGGCAAAGTCGGCGCAGGTAAAATGACGCCAGAATTGGCACTAAAACTTGGATGGGCCGCGGGACGGGTCCTATCAAGAAGCGGAACTAAAAAAGTCATTATTGGTAAAGATACACGGATATCTGGCTATCTATTTGAGTCAGCAATGGAGGCCGGCTTATCAGCTGCAGGTCTGAATGTTATGTTGCTAGGGCCTATGCCTACACCCGCAGTCGCTTATTTGACTCGAACATTTAGGGCCGAAGCGGGAGTGGTTATCAGTGCTTCCCATAACCCATATTATGATAATGGTATCAAATTCTTCTCCACTGATGGCAGTAAGCTTGATGATGCCATCGAGTTGGAGATAGAAAAAGAGTTAGATAAGCCACTGACCTGTGTTGAGTCACACCTTTTAGGTAAAGTGTCACGTATTGACGATGCCCCTGGCCGATATATCGAATACTGTAAGGGTAATTTCCCTGCCGATCAGACGCTTCATGGTTTAAAGATAGTGGTTGATTGTGCCCATGGCGCTACCTATCATATTGCACCCAATGTCTTTCGTGAATTGGGCGCCGATGTGATTGCTATTGGCGATAAACCTGATGGGTTAAATATTAATCACGAGGTCGGCGCGACCTCTATGGCTAAAATCTGTGAAACGGTAATAGCTGAAGGGGCCGATCTCGGTATTGCCCTGGATGGTGACGGTGACCGTATCATGATGGTTGATCGTTATGGCCGAGTGATTGACGGTGATGAAATACTTTATATTTTGGCGTGTGATGCTAAATCAAGAGGCGTGCTTCAGGGTGGCGTAGTCGGCACCTTAATGTCTAATTTAGGGCTTGAATTGGCTTTAACTGATCTGGATATTCCCTTCCTGCGTTCCAAAGTGGGCGACCGTTACGTGATGCAGCTATTAAAAGAGAATAACTGGCGCATAGGCGGTGAGAATTCGGGTCATATTCTTAATTTAGACCATGGCACTACTGGTGACGGTATTGTGGCTGGGATCTTAGTATTGGCAGCGATGAGGAGAAGCAATGCGACCCTTGAAGAGCTGACTAAAAATATTAAGATGCTGCCACAGGTGTTAGTCAATGTTCGCTTTGAAGGCGAGCACAATCCACTCGAGTCCGAAGAGGTATTGGCTGCTCAACGTGAAGTTGAGAGTAAACTCGGTGAGCGTGGTCGAGTGTTACTGCGTAAATCTGGTACAGAGCCTCTGATTCGAGTCATGGTTGAAGGTGACGTTGAAGCCGATGTGTTAACTCATGCCAACTATATTGCCGATAAAGTTAGAAATTTAGTCTAG
- the secD gene encoding protein translocase subunit SecD: protein MRKQANNKQLNRYSAWKYIVLVVTFIIMAFSALPTLYGEDAAIQIGASAGLSLTSQQLHQVLTERGIDVKAIEQNEDKTLVILNDKNQQNQAKALLLENVEDGAKLTLTLSAAAPDWLLSLGVKPIKLGLDLRGGVQFLLDVEIEPVYQLQYDAFIDGVRQFARQQKMTGITVRQNSDLNVVITPSEGADKDIISEFIATNYPSWQVSNLDNSGLKADIRSDEKVKIRDVTVKQNLQIMRTRIEELGITEAVVQRQGEHRIRIELPGVQDPALAKNVIGATASLAFYEVKSPGSINAKILKGPSESPVYVARRPVLGGEHIIDARAGLGEMGLPEVVIHLDRAGGRMMSDFSRDNIGQPMATSYSEYTRDTKGKVRQTTEVISVATIQSQLGDRFSITGAGDYAEAQQLALLLRAGSMTAPVTIVEERTIGPSLGAENITNGFSALALGMAMTLVFMGLWYRRLGWVANVALIANMVILFGLLALIPGAVLTLPGIAGLVLTVGMAVDTNVLIFERIRDKLAEGRGFAHAIDKGFDSAVTTIFDANFTTMITAVVLYSIGNGPIQGFALTLGLGLLTSMFTGIFASRAIINLVYGHNFSREVKV from the coding sequence ATGAGAAAACAAGCAAACAATAAGCAATTAAATCGCTATTCGGCATGGAAGTATATTGTCCTAGTCGTGACATTTATCATCATGGCATTTAGTGCATTACCCACCTTGTATGGCGAAGATGCTGCAATTCAAATAGGTGCTAGTGCGGGCTTGAGCCTGACATCACAACAGTTACATCAGGTGCTAACTGAGCGTGGGATTGACGTTAAAGCTATCGAACAAAATGAAGATAAAACCTTAGTTATTCTCAATGACAAGAATCAACAAAATCAAGCTAAGGCTCTCTTACTGGAAAATGTCGAGGATGGCGCTAAGTTGACTCTGACATTATCAGCGGCAGCGCCAGATTGGTTGCTATCTTTGGGAGTAAAACCGATCAAACTCGGTTTAGATTTACGTGGTGGTGTGCAATTTTTACTGGATGTCGAAATTGAACCAGTATATCAACTTCAGTATGACGCTTTTATCGACGGGGTTAGACAGTTTGCTCGGCAGCAAAAAATGACCGGTATAACCGTTCGGCAAAACTCAGATTTAAATGTGGTCATAACTCCATCAGAGGGAGCTGATAAAGACATCATTAGCGAGTTTATCGCGACAAATTACCCAAGCTGGCAGGTATCGAATTTAGATAATTCAGGATTGAAAGCTGATATTCGGTCTGATGAGAAGGTTAAAATCAGAGATGTGACGGTGAAACAAAACTTACAGATCATGCGTACCCGGATTGAGGAGTTAGGGATCACTGAGGCGGTAGTTCAGCGTCAAGGGGAGCATAGGATCCGCATCGAATTACCGGGTGTTCAAGATCCTGCGTTAGCTAAAAACGTCATAGGTGCAACAGCCAGCTTAGCTTTTTATGAAGTAAAATCTCCTGGTTCAATTAACGCTAAGATACTCAAGGGGCCTTCTGAATCTCCTGTTTATGTGGCCAGAAGGCCGGTGTTAGGTGGTGAGCACATCATTGATGCTAGAGCCGGATTAGGTGAGATGGGACTGCCCGAAGTTGTTATCCACCTCGATAGAGCGGGAGGAAGAATGATGTCTGACTTTTCGCGCGACAATATTGGGCAGCCAATGGCGACCTCATACAGTGAATACACTCGGGATACAAAGGGCAAGGTACGCCAAACGACTGAAGTTATCAGTGTTGCCACGATTCAATCTCAATTAGGGGATAGATTCAGTATTACGGGGGCTGGAGATTATGCCGAGGCGCAGCAATTAGCCTTATTACTTCGAGCTGGCTCTATGACTGCACCCGTTACTATTGTGGAAGAACGAACCATAGGCCCGAGTTTAGGGGCTGAGAATATTACCAATGGTTTTTCTGCATTGGCTTTAGGCATGGCAATGACATTGGTGTTTATGGGGTTATGGTATCGCCGCTTGGGCTGGGTGGCGAATGTGGCTTTGATTGCCAATATGGTCATTTTGTTTGGACTATTGGCGTTAATTCCTGGGGCTGTACTCACTTTACCCGGGATAGCGGGCCTAGTACTCACAGTTGGTATGGCTGTGGACACTAATGTGCTCATTTTCGAGCGAATTAGGGATAAGTTAGCGGAGGGAAGGGGCTTTGCCCATGCTATCGACAAAGGATTTGATAGTGCGGTCACGACGATCTTCGATGCTAACTTTACCACCATGATCACGGCTGTAGTGCTCTATTCTATCGGTAATGGTCCTATTCAAGGTTTTGCTTTGACTTTAGGGCTGGGCCTACTCACTAGTATGTTTACAGGTATTTTTGCTTCAAGAGCAATCATTAATTTGGTTTATGGACATAATTTTAGTCGCGAAGTGAAGGTGTAA
- the greA gene encoding transcription elongation factor GreA — translation MNKVPMTVVGAEQLRKELDYLKFEKRPKIAEAIGIARELGDLKENAEYHAAREEQGLSEARIRYIEGNLSNVQIIDVTKMENTGRIIFGTTVTILNVETEEEVTYRIVGEDEANIKENLISVTSPIARGLVGKNLDDEVNIQTPGGITEYEIIAVKYI, via the coding sequence ATGAATAAGGTTCCAATGACCGTTGTCGGTGCTGAGCAGCTGCGCAAAGAGCTAGACTACTTAAAGTTTGAAAAGCGTCCTAAAATTGCTGAAGCAATAGGTATAGCGAGAGAACTTGGCGATCTTAAAGAGAATGCCGAGTACCATGCTGCACGTGAAGAACAGGGTTTATCTGAAGCGAGAATTCGTTACATTGAGGGGAATTTGTCTAACGTCCAAATTATCGATGTGACCAAGATGGAAAATACTGGCCGTATTATTTTTGGTACTACAGTGACTATTTTGAACGTTGAGACGGAAGAAGAGGTTACTTACCGAATTGTTGGTGAGGATGAAGCTAACATCAAAGAGAATCTTATCTCTGTGACCTCACCGATTGCACGTGGTTTAGTCGGCAAGAACCTTGACGATGAAGTTAATATTCAGACTCCTGGTGGTATTACTGAGTATGAAATCATTGCAGTGAAATACATTTAA
- the secF gene encoding protein translocase subunit SecF, translated as MTFLNFRNLPANRVTLCRYISSIVSIILMVISLMVISVNGFNWGLDFTGGVVSEIRLDSSINSSQIEQLLEGKSHQEVSVISAGEPGRWVLRYSQTDTESSTTMNMLDVQQVLAPLNSDLEVLNTSIVGPQIGQELAEQGGLALFVAMLCILGYLSFRFEWRLASGALFALIHDVVFVLAFFSLTQIEVNLTVLAAVLAILGYSLNDSIIIADRIRELLTLKPKMPISDVCTRAVKATFSRTLVTSGTTLMTVSALWIMGGGPLESFSIAMFIGILTGTWSSISIGTCLPEVLGINAEHYKAVPVNDTP; from the coding sequence ATGACATTTTTAAATTTTAGAAATCTCCCTGCAAATAGAGTGACTCTGTGCCGTTATATTTCGAGTATTGTATCTATAATTCTAATGGTTATCTCTTTAATGGTGATTTCTGTTAATGGCTTTAATTGGGGTTTAGACTTTACTGGTGGTGTCGTCAGTGAAATTCGTCTCGACAGTAGCATTAATTCTTCACAAATTGAGCAATTATTAGAAGGGAAATCACATCAGGAAGTGAGTGTTATTTCCGCGGGTGAGCCAGGGCGTTGGGTTTTGAGATACAGTCAGACTGATACCGAGTCTAGTACGACGATGAATATGCTAGATGTTCAACAGGTATTGGCGCCATTGAATAGTGATCTCGAGGTGCTTAACACCAGCATTGTCGGGCCTCAAATTGGCCAGGAACTTGCTGAGCAGGGTGGGCTAGCGCTGTTTGTTGCTATGCTATGTATCTTGGGATATCTGAGTTTTCGGTTTGAGTGGCGCCTCGCCAGTGGAGCATTGTTCGCATTGATTCATGATGTGGTATTTGTATTAGCATTTTTTTCGTTAACACAAATAGAAGTTAACCTGACGGTACTTGCCGCGGTATTAGCCATATTAGGCTATTCACTCAATGATTCTATTATTATTGCAGATAGAATTAGAGAGTTACTCACTCTTAAACCCAAAATGCCGATCAGTGATGTGTGTACACGTGCCGTTAAAGCAACCTTTTCTCGTACTTTAGTGACCAGTGGAACAACCTTAATGACGGTGAGTGCTCTGTGGATCATGGGAGGGGGGCCGCTGGAGAGTTTTTCAATTGCCATGTTTATTGGCATCTTGACGGGTACCTGGTCTTCAATTTCAATAGGAACTTGTTTGCCTGAAGTGCTTGGAATTAACGCTGAGCACTATAAGGCAGTTCCAGTAAACGACACACCATAA